The following proteins come from a genomic window of Kocuria palustris:
- a CDS encoding alpha/beta fold hydrolase → MIESEYEDEDVAIACADGEKIQARYFPATAPACDIEHVVIIAPATGVQGRYYWRFASYLAEHGVTSLVPDYRGIGRSAPNTLKEYRKAKIRWHYWGTRDLEACILWMRKRHGAQARLSAVGHSFGGYAAILAEHASEIDRLLMVGAQHAHWPDYEKTHRLSLFIKWHVCMPVIARALGYFPGKKLGWLENLPQGVALDWARGASDYSKTIGPEGEAILRRSAQLTLPVLAVNPTDDPYATPAAVRRTLKYLPQAECEEIYLHPRNLDVDEIGHFALFHQRFQNTFWTAAFGWLTGSSELSVG, encoded by the coding sequence GTGATCGAGTCCGAATATGAGGACGAGGACGTCGCGATTGCCTGTGCCGACGGCGAGAAGATCCAGGCTCGGTATTTCCCCGCCACGGCACCGGCCTGTGACATCGAGCATGTTGTGATCATCGCCCCGGCGACCGGTGTGCAGGGCCGATACTACTGGCGATTCGCGAGTTACCTGGCTGAGCACGGAGTCACTAGCCTGGTGCCCGACTATCGAGGTATCGGCCGCTCGGCACCGAACACTCTCAAGGAGTACCGGAAAGCGAAGATTCGATGGCACTACTGGGGTACGCGTGACCTTGAAGCCTGCATTCTCTGGATGCGCAAACGCCACGGAGCGCAGGCGCGACTAAGCGCCGTCGGCCACAGCTTCGGAGGCTACGCGGCAATCCTCGCGGAGCACGCGTCTGAGATCGACCGGCTACTGATGGTGGGCGCCCAACACGCACACTGGCCGGATTACGAGAAGACGCACAGGCTCAGCCTATTTATCAAGTGGCACGTCTGTATGCCGGTGATTGCTCGCGCACTGGGCTACTTCCCGGGAAAGAAGCTCGGATGGCTGGAAAATCTGCCACAGGGCGTCGCCCTCGACTGGGCGCGCGGAGCATCGGACTACTCGAAGACGATCGGCCCCGAGGGAGAGGCGATACTGCGCCGAAGCGCTCAGCTGACGCTCCCGGTATTGGCGGTGAATCCAACTGACGACCCATATGCCACACCAGCAGCGGTGCGAAGAACACTGAAATATCTCCCTCAAGCCGAATGCGAGGAGATCTATCTGCACCCTCGGAACCTCGATGTAGACGAGATCGGGCACTTCGCACTTTTCCACCAACGCTTCCAAAACACATTCTGGACAGCAGCCTTCGGCTGGTTAACTGGCTCTTCAGAGTTGAGTGTGGGGTGA
- a CDS encoding recombinase family protein, whose product MNTTTDSMLEAPELSTSLEASIARLREVADDDWTPAIVYGRASQDRKKLMRSINDQLLDCVSWCEPLRWYPDMIVRDSDRSASQWRKKIREGFDEVMALIEEGKHGGFVTWEPSRAARDLEVYVQLRKACRRANVLYLTHGRVYDFTRSDDSFAMGWEFLRAEADADTMRERQLRTVKLNAERGRPHGRLPYGYRRIYDQLTGVLLRQEPDPHKGQIVRDAARDVLAGKSLHSVAMRLQDAEEPTPMKSWTEAPRGWEANTVRQVLENPTIAGKRVYQGEVIGDAQWEPLIDWETFQRLQRLFADPGRRVKGGGTQAKTLITHIAKCHYCGRPLKRAVLRRKHQADAVKYYCAFRGCYKITIAQQGLDDYVEEAVLTWFEQPENLARLTGDDGGEWITKADAAQERRAALQTRLDEAIAQYTAGQLNLDTLTKVEQSLRPQIAAAERELIPPITDARVKALVTAPDLRAAWGELSLAEQRAIIKAGFDIRIQQTRNRGQNAFEPGRVLMEPRTR is encoded by the coding sequence ATGAACACCACTACTGACTCCATGCTCGAAGCCCCCGAACTCTCAACCTCGTTGGAAGCCTCGATCGCGCGGCTGCGCGAGGTCGCGGACGACGACTGGACGCCGGCCATCGTCTACGGGCGCGCTTCCCAGGACCGCAAGAAGCTCATGCGCTCGATCAACGACCAGCTGCTCGACTGCGTGTCCTGGTGCGAGCCCTTGCGCTGGTACCCGGACATGATCGTGCGTGACTCCGACCGGTCTGCCTCCCAGTGGCGGAAGAAGATCCGCGAGGGCTTCGACGAGGTGATGGCGCTGATCGAGGAAGGCAAGCACGGCGGGTTCGTCACCTGGGAGCCCTCCAGGGCCGCGCGTGACCTGGAGGTCTACGTGCAGCTGCGCAAGGCCTGCCGCCGAGCGAACGTCCTCTACCTCACCCACGGCCGCGTGTACGACTTCACCCGATCGGATGATTCGTTCGCGATGGGGTGGGAGTTCTTACGGGCCGAAGCTGACGCGGATACGATGCGCGAGCGGCAACTGCGCACCGTGAAGCTCAACGCCGAGCGCGGACGCCCCCACGGGCGCCTTCCCTATGGGTACCGACGGATCTATGACCAGCTCACCGGGGTGCTGCTGCGGCAGGAGCCCGACCCGCACAAGGGTCAAATCGTGCGGGATGCGGCCCGGGACGTGCTGGCAGGCAAGTCGCTGCACTCGGTGGCGATGCGGCTCCAGGATGCCGAGGAGCCGACCCCGATGAAGTCCTGGACCGAGGCTCCACGTGGGTGGGAGGCGAACACAGTCCGCCAGGTGCTGGAGAACCCGACCATTGCGGGCAAGCGGGTCTATCAGGGTGAGGTCATCGGTGATGCGCAGTGGGAGCCGCTGATCGACTGGGAGACGTTCCAACGGCTCCAGCGCCTGTTCGCCGATCCCGGCCGCAGGGTCAAGGGCGGCGGTACGCAGGCGAAGACTCTGATCACCCACATCGCCAAGTGCCACTACTGCGGACGCCCCTTGAAGCGTGCCGTCCTGAGGCGCAAGCATCAGGCGGATGCGGTGAAGTACTACTGCGCGTTCCGTGGCTGCTACAAGATCACCATCGCCCAGCAGGGACTGGACGACTACGTCGAGGAGGCGGTGCTGACCTGGTTCGAACAGCCGGAGAACCTCGCCCGGCTCACCGGTGACGACGGGGGCGAGTGGATCACGAAGGCCGATGCCGCGCAGGAACGCCGGGCAGCGTTGCAGACCCGTCTGGACGAGGCGATCGCCCAGTACACGGCCGGGCAGTTGAACCTGGACACGCTGACGAAGGTCGAGCAGTCCCTGCGTCCGCAGATCGCGGCAGCTGAGCGGGAGCTGATCCCGCCGATCACCGATGCCCGTGTGAAGGCTCTGGTCACAGCCCCGGATCTGCGGGCGGCCTGGGGCGAGCTGTCGCTGGCAGAGCAGCGAGCGATCATCAAGGCCGGATTCGACATCCGTATCCAGCAGACGCGCAACCGCGGTCAGAACGCCTTCGAACCGGGCCGGGTACTCATGGAGCCCCGCACCCGGTGA
- a CDS encoding LysR family transcriptional regulator, whose amino-acid sequence MQPSFELRVLRYFVTVAEELHFGRAATRLHIAQPSLSVQIRNLERSLDTPLLNRTSRGVTLTPAGEVLLVHARDLLAAAEAAASLTRRAAREPGRKLVVGFQANAAAELTRAVLEAYRHSNPAVQVEMRSYPFGDPTAGLADGSADVAFVRPPLPQFKDLRMATLFTEPRVLAVSEASELATRSSVRVEELLDEPFIARNAPDLWRDFWLATDARHNHSPVIGSEVNTVDECFEAILSHQGVAFTQASTQRFYSRPGLAFVPVADLSPSTVSVAWRQDNEDWAARAFVETAQFTVLSTTLPRTTQTI is encoded by the coding sequence ATGCAGCCCTCCTTCGAGTTGCGCGTTCTGCGCTACTTCGTCACTGTTGCTGAAGAGTTGCACTTCGGACGCGCCGCCACCCGGCTCCACATCGCCCAGCCGTCACTGAGCGTGCAGATCCGCAATCTCGAACGCTCCCTCGACACCCCCTTGCTCAACCGCACCAGCCGCGGGGTGACCCTGACCCCGGCCGGGGAGGTCCTGCTGGTCCACGCCCGGGACCTGCTGGCGGCCGCTGAGGCGGCCGCTTCCTTGACCCGGCGGGCAGCCCGGGAACCGGGCCGAAAACTGGTGGTAGGTTTCCAGGCCAATGCTGCCGCCGAACTCACCCGGGCCGTCTTGGAGGCCTATCGCCACAGCAACCCGGCGGTCCAGGTCGAAATGCGCTCCTACCCCTTCGGCGATCCCACCGCTGGGTTGGCCGATGGCAGCGCCGACGTCGCCTTCGTTCGCCCACCCTTGCCGCAGTTCAAAGATCTGCGGATGGCCACCCTGTTCACCGAGCCCCGGGTTCTAGCGGTCTCAGAGGCCTCCGAGCTGGCTACCCGGTCCTCGGTCCGAGTAGAAGAACTCCTCGATGAACCCTTCATCGCCCGCAACGCCCCGGATCTGTGGCGGGACTTCTGGCTGGCCACCGACGCCCGTCACAACCACTCCCCGGTCATCGGCTCCGAGGTCAACACCGTCGACGAGTGTTTCGAGGCCATCCTGAGTCACCAAGGCGTCGCCTTCACGCAAGCCTCCACCCAACGTTTCTACAGTCGCCCCGGCCTGGCTTTCGTCCCCGTGGCCGATCTGTCTCCCTCCACAGTCAGCGTGGCCTGGCGCCAGGACAACGAAGATTGGGCAGCGCGCGCCTTCGTCGAAACCGCCCAGTTCACCGTCCTGAGCACCACACTCCCCCGGACGACACAGACGATCTAA
- a CDS encoding alpha/beta fold hydrolase, which produces MARISPVTGHYVTVDVDGLEYKVFYLENGTGQPLVCQHTAGCHNHQWRDLLEDEEITANYRVIAYDLPRHGKSDPPENTAWWTEEYKLTADHFANFIIALCDALELESPIFMGSSFGGNIALQLAYRRPDRFDAVIPVEGADYSPGFYLDWWQHPHANAAQVCASGTWDLMAPQSPDADRWKTWFYYTQGSESFKGDLHYYSVDHDLRGKLGEIDTDQCAVVLMTGEYDYLTTPEDGERTASQIRNAEFIEMKEIGHFPMSENYPVFGSYLKRALEIVKTKKSASVSS; this is translated from the coding sequence ATGGCTCGCATCTCACCTGTCACCGGCCACTACGTCACCGTCGACGTCGACGGACTGGAGTACAAGGTCTTCTACCTCGAAAACGGCACCGGCCAGCCGTTGGTCTGCCAGCACACCGCCGGCTGCCACAACCACCAGTGGCGGGACCTGCTCGAGGACGAGGAGATCACCGCCAACTACCGGGTCATCGCCTACGACCTGCCCCGCCACGGGAAGTCCGACCCGCCGGAGAACACCGCCTGGTGGACCGAGGAGTACAAGCTCACCGCCGACCACTTCGCCAACTTCATCATCGCCTTGTGCGATGCCCTGGAGCTGGAGAGCCCGATCTTCATGGGCTCCTCCTTCGGCGGCAATATCGCCCTGCAGCTGGCCTACCGGCGCCCGGACCGCTTCGATGCGGTCATCCCGGTCGAGGGTGCGGACTACTCCCCGGGCTTCTACCTGGACTGGTGGCAGCACCCGCACGCCAACGCCGCCCAGGTCTGCGCCTCCGGTACCTGGGACCTGATGGCCCCGCAGTCCCCGGATGCCGACCGGTGGAAGACCTGGTTCTACTACACCCAGGGCTCGGAGTCCTTCAAGGGGGATTTGCACTACTACTCGGTCGACCATGACTTGCGCGGCAAGCTGGGAGAGATCGACACCGATCAGTGCGCGGTGGTGCTGATGACCGGGGAGTATGACTACCTCACCACTCCCGAAGACGGTGAGCGGACGGCCTCGCAGATCCGCAACGCGGAGTTCATCGAGATGAAGGAGATCGGCCACTTCCCGATGAGCGAGAACTACCCCGTGTTCGGCAGCTACCTCAAGCGCGCCCTGGAGATCGTCAAGACCAAGAAGAGCGCCTCGGTCAGCTCCTGA